In one Chionomys nivalis chromosome 13, mChiNiv1.1, whole genome shotgun sequence genomic region, the following are encoded:
- the LOC130885556 gene encoding protein CTLA-2-beta-like, translating into MASTAPSPDPSLDAEWEEWKMKYEKTYCQDEEKSRRTLWEEEKKIDEHNAEYGQDQTGIYASLNEFSDMTYEEFRKVCCGNLMWAEEDLDCISMNVRI; encoded by the exons ATGGCCTCAACTGCTCCATCACCAGATCCCAGTTTGGATGCTGAATGGGAGGAATggaaaatgaaatatgaaaaaacCTATTGCCAG GATGAAGAAAAATCTAGAAGGACgttgtgggaggaggagaagaagattGATGAACACAATGCCGAGTATGGGCAGGACCAGACCGGCATCTATGCAAGCCTGAATGAATTTAGTGACATG ACCTATGAAGAATTCAGGAAAGTTTGCTGTGGAAACTTAATGTGGGCAGAAGAAGacctggattgtataagcatgaaTGTAAGGATTTGA